From a single Cryptococcus neoformans var. neoformans B-3501A chromosome 3, whole genome shotgun sequence genomic region:
- a CDS encoding hypothetical protein (HMMPfam hit to DnaJ, DnaJ domain, score: 84.0, E(): 3.7e-22), producing the protein MSYILTSFLASFLPSQITTAILPYLSANLPAIFPPAPRGSPRYLHNYRLAFTGVICIWQGYSFLKDGLGNGDDWYRLLNVQGNADEDALKSAFRTLARKHHPDRAGKDNDDHFILARKAYETLSDPVKRYAYDRFGPKILQWKAASVREYILFGLQNSIGFYIVSGGIMLILARKFPFNCYLKKCITLTHSAVLGKGRSGSYVSLPILLLVL; encoded by the exons ATGTCCTATATCCTCACGTCTTTCCTCGCTTCTTTCCTGCCTTCACAGATCACCACCGCTATCCTTCCTTATCTCTCCGCCAATCTTCCGGCCATCTTCCCCCCAGCACCTAGGGGCTCGCCACGTTACTTGCATAATTACCGCCTTGCATTTACTGGGGTCATATGCATATGGCAGGGCTACTCCTTCTTGAAGGATGGTCTGGGCAATGGCGATGATTGGTATCGCTTGCTGAATGTACAGGGAAAtgctgatgaagatgcaCTCAAAAGTGCTTTCAGGACTCT TGCCAGGAAGCACCATCCAGACAGGGCTGGCAAGGACAACGACGATCACTTCATCCTAGCTCGCAAAGCATATGAAACGCTTTCTGACCCGGTGAAGCGATACGCATATGATAG ATTTGGTCCTAAGATCTTACAATGGAAAGCCGCATCGGTCAGGGAGTACATCCTTTTTGGTCTCCAGAACTCAATAGGTTTCTACATCGTCTCTGGTGGCATTATGTTAATATTGGCTCGCAAGTTTCCCTTCAACTGCTATTTGAAGAAATGTATAACACTAACTCATTCAGCAGTCCTTGGGAAAGGTCGTTCAGGATCATATGTAAGTTTACCTATACTGCTATTGGTACTTTGA